From a single Porites lutea chromosome 10, jaPorLute2.1, whole genome shotgun sequence genomic region:
- the LOC140949937 gene encoding uncharacterized protein — translation MWRTLKLVLLLVMCLTAISFSKKSKKRKNKKWKDYRRFWCTDPGRELITRGTTAEECRSFCGDGCEAVEWWENGKNACYICKDLKLLAEFPKRLKNDQSFPPHVFVKRIPGKFLPRKSDLMTTAKPFTTTTQETPTSSSYNEGTTISTKPEFASPSNSQQPTTSVIQDQTTLPTKELRTTKSPEKDGTTAQPGEDKGEEDSTTTSLKEDGTTASSERAATASGDEGTTTSLEEVSATTSPEEGVTTQPEEEEITTSSQEEGTTTSSKEVSATTSSEEEGTITSPEEEATTSPKEEGTTTSSEEVNATTPSEKDSATTSSEEVSATTSSSEEATTTSPEEEGTTTSSSDEATTSLRDVSVTTSSFEEGTTSSTEEEGTTTSSSDEATTSLRDVSVTTSSFEEGTTSSTEEEGTTTSSSDEATTSLRDVSVTTSSFEEGTTSSTEEEGTTTSSSDEATTSLRDVSVTTSSFEEGTTASTEEEGTTLSPGEEQSTTSPEEVSATTSPEEEGTTSPGEEEATTSPELEEGTTPSPGGERSTTSPKLEERSTTSPEEVSATTSPEEEGTAISPKKEGTTTSPEEAGNTSSAPTSPAVEAAFPDTPRNVKAKALSETEIEVTWDSPIRKGHGLYYEVRVAEVAEDVGVTTERLIRVIRMPGTNPSFVIRSLSPESQYIISVSAGNDYGPSGWSDLIYSETPKAIKARTETADCSEKNDTTNGGEMPSCVNVEKDDKIYTVNASYGRWPDDGFCRTLVDSADVSALDQVDAYKISADLYVPEVKGFSNDVYLGVLFNAKDENNFDFVSFRFGSRDNSCFQTGTARNGQVNWFGSQSGSCPFGPPAKERWTRTALEIRDSEVTVFLDDTYITSFKAHLPLKAAGGVAVANNHGNVIRFKDFSITDLPLLPFTDKSCASLQDHKEYYSVISQSDHWFQGFCRVLAKDAIGQDSLKENETSYQISVDLFSEVDWSGDRLAYVGIIFNARDINNADFIYFRPFWKDHCYQTGYLLAGYQMREGSKTGPCSCAVKGGKWFNVRLEIRGNMVTVIMNDIPTTTFKSHYSAINEGSGVLVTGGRRMAIRFKNLFTWRLSQLPFVSKHCQSTRVSEVLGGDVFTLTAYSGVEDPEHSVICRALFPKVIVADSYVVSVKIQAKGSLMGGNYGIIFNVKNADSFDFVSFRPYHRSSCLEAGHVQVNNVKKYYTIKSLSCSYVILKSGRWYDVRVKVSGSDVKVLVNDVEVAGFTSHSEVNGRGGVMLASGFKRKISFKSFRVFN, via the exons ATGTGGAGAACGCTCAAGCTTGTTTTGTTGCTCGTGATGTGTTTAACCGCCATCAGTTTTTCGAAGAAgtcaaagaagagaaaaa ATAAGAAATGGAAGGATTACAGGCGCTTCTGGTGCACAGACCCTGGGAGAGAGCTAATCACTCGAGGTACAACGGCGGAGGAATGTCGAAGTTTTTGTGGCGATGGATGTGAGGCAGTTGAGTGGTGGGAGAATGGAAAAAATGCGTGCTATATCTGCAAGGATTTAAAGCTTCTCGCAGAATTCCCTAAACGACTGAAGAATGACCAATCCTTTCCACCGCATGTGTTCGTCAAGAGAATAC cTGGTAAATTCCTACCGCGAAAGTCAGACCTTATGACTACAGCGAAACCTTTTACCACCACTACTCAGGAAACACCGACATCTTCTTCATACAATGAAGGAACAACCATCTCAACAAAACCAGAATTCGCATCACCATCAAATAGTCAGCAACCAACAACATCAGTTATCCAGGATCAAACAACGTTGCCAACCAAGGAATTACGAACTACCAAGTCACCTGAAAAGGACGGAACAACCGCACAACCTGGCGAGGACAAAGGAGAAGAAGATAGTACAACCACGTCACTTAAAGAGGACGGAACAACCGCCTCTTCTGAAAGAGCAGCCACGGCATCCGGAGATGAAGGAACAACCACATCACTTGAAGAAGTCAGTGCAACCACGTCACCTGAAGAAGGGGTAACCACACAACCTGAAGAGGAAGAAATAACCACATCATCTCAAGAGGAAGGAACAACAACATCATCTAAAGAAGTCAGTGCGACCACATCATCTGAAGAGGAAGGAACAATCACATCACCTGAAGAAGAAGCAACCACATCACCTAAAGAGGAAGGAACAACAACATCATCTGAAGAAGTCAATGCAACCACACCATCTGAAAAAGACAGTGCAACTACGTCATCTGAGGAAGTCAGTGCAACAACATCATCATCTGAAGAAGCAACAACGACATCACCTGAAGAGGAAGGAACAACCACATCATCATCTGATGAAGCAACTACATCGCTTAGAGACGTCAGTGTAACAACATCATCATTTGAAGAAGGAACAACCTCGTCAACTGAAGAGGAAGGAACAACCACATCATCATCTGATGAAGCAACCACATCACTTAGAGACGTCAGTGTAACAACATCATCATTTGAAGAAGGAACAACCTCGTCAACTGAAGAGGAAGGAACAACCACATCATCATCTGATGAAGCAACCACATCACTTAGAGACGTCAGTGTAACAACATCATCATTTGAAGAAGGAACAACTTCGTCAACTGAAGAGGAAGGAACAACCACATCATCATCTGATGAAGCAACCACATCACTTAGAGACGTCAGTGTAACAACATCATCATTTGAAGAAGGAACAACTGCGTCAACTGAAGAGGAAGGAACAACCCTATCACCTGGAGAAGAACAATCAACCACATCACCTGAAGAGGTCAGTGCAACTACATCGCCTGAGGAGGAAGGAACCACGTCACCTGGAGAAGAAGAAGCAACCACATCACCTGAACTGGAGGAAGGAACAACCCCATCACCTGGAGGAGAACGATCAACCACATCACCTAAACTGGAGGAACGATCGACCACATCGCCGGAAGAAGTCAGCGCAACCACATCACCTGAAGAGGAAGGAACAGCCATCTCACCTAAAAAGGAAGGTACAACTACCTCACCTGAAGAGGCAGGAAACACTTCATCAGCCCCAACATCTCCAGCTGTAGAG GCAGCCTTCCCGGATACGCCCCGGAATGTAAAGGCCAAGGCTCTCTCTGAAACAGAGATTGAGGTAACCTGGGATTCACCAATCAGAAAGGGTCATGGATTGTATTACGAAGTCAGAGTTGCCGAAGTAGCGGAAG ACGTGGGAGTTACGACTGAACGGTTGATTCGAGTGATTCGAATGCCTGGAACCAATCCCAGCTTCGTCATTAGGTCTCTAAGCCCTGAGTCACAGTACATAATCAGTGTTTCTGCTGGAAATGATTACGGTCCCAGTGGCTGGTCAGACTTAATTTACAGCGAAACTCCAAAAGCTATCAAGGCTAGAACTGAAACAGCGGATTGCTCTGAAAAGAATGATACAACTAACGGAG GGGAAATGCCATCTTGTGTGAATGTTGAGAAAGATGATAAAATCTACACGGTAAACGCGAGTTATGGCCGCTGGCCTGACGACGGGTTTTGCCGCACCCTGGTGGATTCTGCGGACGTATCAGCGCTTGACCAAGTTGACGCTTACAAGATCTCCGCTGACCTATACGTGCCTGAAGTTAAAGGTTTCTCTAATGATGTTTATCTTGGTGTTTTGTTCAACGCTAAGGATGAGAACAATTTCGATTTTGTCTCATTCAG GTTTGGTTCAAGGGACAACTCGTGCTTTCAAACGGGCACAGCACGAAATGGTCAGGTAAACTGGTTTGGATCCCAATCAGGTTCATGTCCTTTTGGTCCTCCCGCCAAAGAACGATGGACGCGTACCGCTCTTGAAATACGAGACTCAGAAGTCACTGTCTTTCTCGACGATACGTATATAACTTCTTTTAAAGCTCATCTTCCTTTAAAGGCTGCTGGTGGTGTGGCAGTAGCCAATAACCATGGCAACGTGATACGATTCAAGGACTTCAGCATCACTGATTTGCCACTACTGCCATTTACTGACAAGAGTTGCGCTTCGTTGCAAGATCATAAGGAGTATTACTCAGTTATTAGCCAGAGTGATCATTGGTTTCAAGGCTTTTGCCGCGTTCTAGCTAAAGACGCTATTGGTCAAGACAGTCTTAAGGAGAATGAGACTAGTTACCAGATTTCGGTGGATTTATTCAGCGAGGTGGACTGGAGTGGAGATAGACTTGCTTACGTGGGAATCATATTCAACGCACGTGACATTAATAACGCAGACTTCATTTATTTCAG gcCTTTCTGGAAAGACCACTGTTACCAGACAGGGTACCTCTTAGCGGGGTATCAGATGCGAGAGGGTTCTAAAACAGGACCCTGCTCATGCGCTGTAAAAGGAGGAAAATGGTTCAACGTTCGTTTGGAGATTCGCGGCAACATGGTCACTGTCATCATGAATGACATACCCACAACGACATTTAAGTCGCATTACTCTGCGATCAATGAGGGCAGCGGTGTTCTTGTTACTGGCGGCCGTCGGATGGCCATCCGTTTCAAGAATTTGTTTACCTGGAGACTTTCACAACTTCCGTTCGTCTCTAAGCATTGTCAAAGCACGAGAGTTTCTGAGGTGCTTGGTGGAGATGTTTTCACATTGACGGCGTACAGTGGGGTGGAAGACCCTGAACACTCGGTTATTTGTCGTGCCCTGTTTCCTAAGGTTATTGTTGCTGACAGCTACGTCGTAAGTGTTAAAATCCAAGCCAAGGGAAGTCTGATGGGAGGAAACTATGGAATCATATTCAATGTTAAAAACGCTGACAGCTTCGATTTCGTGTCTTTCAG